A region of the Sodalis ligni genome:
CGAGGGAAAACGCCTCTTTGGCATCGATGTGGTCGCCGGTCAACAACAGACGCATGGCCTGTCCGTAACCCACCAGGCGCGGCAAAAACTGTGAGGCGCCGCCGCCGCCCACCCAGCCGCGGGTAACTTCCGGCGCGCCGAACCTGGCGCCCGTTCCGGCCACGCGCAGATCGGCGCCGAGCATGATTTCCAGTCCGCCTCCCAGCACCCAGCCGGTCAAGGCCGCCACCACCGGCTTGCGCAGGCTGCGTATCGTGGTTCCATACTCTACCCGGATGCGAAATGCCCAGGCGCTGTCATAGCTGTCCAGGGATTTCAGATCGCTGCCGGCGCAAAAGGCGCGTTCTCCGGCGCCCCGCAGCAACACTACCCGTACCCCGTCATCTTTGTCGATTTCGGCGCAAATCCGGGCAAGCTCCACGCTCATTTCCGGCGTGATGGCATTCATTTTTTCCGGTCGATTAATAATGATTTCAGCAATGGAATCATGCTGGTTCATGATAATAAGATCCGTCATGCTGCTCACCTCTTCATGTACGGGGGCGATGTACAGCGGGCAATTTACGGTTGACCGGCTGTGATTAACCGCTGCCCCGGTAATGCCGCCTTGGTGTTCCAGTTATAAATTATTCCCTATCCAATACAAGAAAAACTTACTTTCATGTAAGTAAATAGTGATCGGGTTATCATTTCCGGTCCGTGGATAAACTTACTGACTAGTAAATATGAATATTGGAAGGCTGGCTGGTTTGGAGCGGGATTGGCAAGGGCCCTGAAAAGGACATTGACGGCGGAATCGATAATAGGGCGACTGGAGGACGGGTAAAAATGGGCGGGGCTCTGCATGCCCGGCCGATGGCTATGCGGGGCGAACCGCCCGGGAAGCGTCCGGGCGGCGGGATGGAATGAAATTATGACTCTCTCACCTTTATCGCAACGAAAGTCATCACCACAGCATAGATAATAAAAACCATGACGGTAGCCATTTTCATCCTCCTTAAGATAATCCTTAGATAGATTACTGCTCAAAGAGAATGCTTTTTAAACAAAAAAAGGCATGCCCGATGGTCCAAAACCGGGCGCCGATTTTTATGTTCCCGGCGCCGATTTTCGCTGTTGCAGCAGGCGGATGCGGCTCATGGCCGCGTGATCGCCGGTGGCCTGGCGATACATGGCGGCAAGATCGGCTTTTAACAGGGTGCGGGCATCGCCGTTAAGATAGATCATATGGCCGGACGGATAGTATTTGATCGTCAGGTTTTGGCGAATCGAGGCGGACAGCAAGGGCATGTCAAGCAGATCGGATTCGGTCTGGTGGAACGGCGTCACGAAGTCGTAGTAGCCATTGGCCGACAGTACTTTCAGGTCGACGTTCAGACTCATGGTGGCGGCAAGGTCGCCCGCCGTATAGAGAATCGGGTTTCCCTTGCTGTCGACGCCTTTTTCCGCGCCGGTGGGGTCGGTGTGATGGAAATCCCAGTATTGAAACGCCTGGTCGTTGAGATCGGTGAAAGCGGAGGTGGAGGTGTATTTAAGCTGATCGTTCAGGTAGCTGTTCCACATGGCGGTGTAGGCGCCGTTCACCGCCGTCATGGTGGGATCGTTGCCGCCGGAATTAGGATCGATATCGGCCGCGATGCCGGTATTGACCGCTGTAACCCGGCCGTCATAGGAGCCCAGCGCCAGACCCCGGCTCTGGAGCAGTGTCACCAGAAACAGCGAATTGCCCCGGCTGTTGTAGGCGCCCACATCGAGGCTCCAGCCGATAAGGGTTTTGCCGTCAATACCGGTCAGGT
Encoded here:
- a CDS encoding enoyl-CoA hydratase/isomerase family protein, with amino-acid sequence MTDLIIMNQHDSIAEIIINRPEKMNAITPEMSVELARICAEIDKDDGVRVVLLRGAGERAFCAGSDLKSLDSYDSAWAFRIRVEYGTTIRSLRKPVVAALTGWVLGGGLEIMLGADLRVAGTGARFGAPEVTRGWVGGGGASQFLPRLVGYGQAMRLLLTGDHIDAKEAFSLGLVEYLVADDDVYETARALCRKLASYSPLAVQSVKAAVRGALSMPLEAGMKYENELTCLCFAAGNYQEGSSAFGEKRSTKYAKD